One region of Thunnus albacares chromosome 8, fThuAlb1.1, whole genome shotgun sequence genomic DNA includes:
- the chd4b gene encoding chromodomain-helicase-DNA-binding protein 4 isoform X3, translating to MSGSEDEREDFGAAEEHSLLHDDNEPEDAVSDVDEVPKSKKKKKAKKSSRESRSSKRQRPIREELPVSSPEHLIGVEPAERDADEGGVRSESEGSDYAPGRKKKKRSSSTKDKKKGGAAAEKGGSSSSKSKRKDPEPEDDEDDDDDCQPKSSTQLLEAWGMKDIDHVFTQEDYSSLTNYKAFSQFVRPLIAAKNPKIAVSKMMTLMMAKWREFSTNNPLKGCATANAALAAANVAAAVENMVVAGTDGGADTSAATSSAPAPAAAPTPAAPPAAPAPPLRKAKTKEGKGPNARRKSKPTSKPPPKAKPKKVAPLKIKLGGLNSKRKRSSSDEDEPDVDSDFDDGSFSVSDGSNRSNRNKKKPKSAKKKKKVETEDGDGYETDHQDYCEVCQQGGEIILCDTCPRAYHMVCLDPDMEKAPEGKWSCPHCEKEGIQWEARDDLSEAEGEDEEDRRDEGVEEEDDHHIEFCRVCKDGGELLCCDTCPSSYHIHCLNPPLPEIPNGEWICPRCKCPPMKGKVQKVITWRWGKPPAPTPVPRPADLPADAPDPPPLAGRREREFFVKWCNMSYWHCSWVLELQLELNCQVMFRNYQRKTDMDEPPPVDFGGEGDDGKSTKRKNKDPLFIHMEEEFYRYGVKMEWLMIHRILNHSVDKKNNVHYLIKWRDLPYDQSTWESEDMDVPEFDTYKQTYWNHRELMIGDEGRPGKKLKKPVKVKKAERPPANPVVDPTIKFDRQPDYLDSTGGTLHPYQLEGLNWLRFSWAQATDTILADEMGLGKTVQTAVFLYSLYKEGHSKGPFLVSAPLSTIINWEREFEMWAPDMYVVTYVGDKDSRAVIRENEFSFEGNAIRGGKKASKMKKDSTVKFHVLLTSYELITIDQAVLGSIEWACLVVDEAHRLKNNQSKFFRVLNNYPLQHKLLLTGTPLQNNLEELFHLLNFLTPERFNNLEGFLEEFADIAKEDQIKKLHDMLGPHMLRRLKADVFKHMPSKTELIVRVELSPMQKKYYKFILTRNFEALNTRGGGNQVSLLNVVMDLKKCCNHPYLFPAAATEAPKLPNGMYEGTALTKSSGKLMLLQKMMKKLKEGGHRVLVFSQMTKMLDLLEDFLENEGYKYERIDGGVTGNLRQEAIDRFNAPGAPQFAFLLSTRAGGLGINLASADTVIIYDSDWNPHNDIQAFSRAHRIGQNRKVMIYRFVTKASVEERITQVAKKKMMLTHLVVRPGLGSKTGSMSKQELDDILKFGTEELFKDEIGDGDNKEDDSSVIHYDDHAIDRLLDRNQDATDDTELQSMNEYLSSFKVAQYVVKDEDDEEEEVEREVIKQEESVDPDYWEKLLRHHYEQQQEDLARNLGKGKRTRKPVNYNDGSQEDRDWQEDQSDNQSDYSVASEEGDEDFDERSEANARRPNRKGLRNDRDKPLPPLLARVGGNIEVLGFNARQRKAFLNAVMRYGMPPQDAFTNQWLVRDLRGKSEKEFKAYVSLFMRHLCEPGADGAETFADGVPREGLSRQHVLTRIGVMSLIRKKVQEFEHVNGQWSMPWMAELEENKRAAALAAGEDPKTPSTGTPADTQPNTPVPEDLSKSDDKEDTKKEGEEGKGAKKADDPEIIEIPDESEKSPALEKKEVDPAAGKEETEKETGGADEGKEKVAEDVSKEKEEKDKSSEMAEKDAPAEVKGEDSEDKSKAEEGKDEKMDTSSPTEKDQKEEKDGVKTEESGKLQNGENTKEGATAAPVVNVSEEKKKATKQRFMFNIADGGFTELHSLWQNEERAATVTKKTFEIWHRRHDYWLLAGIIQHGYARWQDVQNDVRFAILNEPFKGEMSRGNFLEIKNKFLARRFKLLEQALVIEEQLRRAAYLNMTEDPAHPSMALNTRFSEVECLAESHQHLSKESMSGNKPANAVLHKVLKQLEELLSDMKADVTRLPATIARIPPVAVRLQMSERNILSRLASRGPEVTAQNQSQTSQQMQVPR from the exons ATGTCGGGCAGCGAGGATGAGAGGGAAGACTTTGGAGCAGCGGAAGAGCACTCACTTCTTCACG ACGACAACGAGCCGGAGGATGCTGTGTCGGACGTAGACGAGGTACCCAAgtcgaagaagaagaagaaagccaAAAAAAGCAGCCGGGAGAGCAGGAGCAGCAAGAGGCAGCGACCCATCAGAGAG GAGTTGCCAGTAAGCTCCCCAGAGCACCTGATTGGAGTGGAACCAGCAGAGAGGGATGCAGATGAGGGAGGTGTGCGGTCAGAGAGTGAAGGAAGTGATTATGCCCcagggaggaaaaagaaaaagcgcTCAAGCTCTACcaaagacaagaagaaaggaggtgcagcagcagagaaaggaGGCTCATCCAGCTCAAAGAGCAAACGTAAAGATCCAGAACcggaagatgatgaagatgatgatgatgactgccAG CCGAAAAGCTCCACCCAGCTGCTGGAGGCCTGGGGCATGAAAGACATTGACCATGTCTTTACTCAGGAAGACTACAGCTCCCTCACCAACTACAAGGCTTTCAGCCAGTTTGTCAG GCCATTAATTGCAGCTAAGAACCCCAAAATTGCTGTGTCGAAAATGATGACTTTGATGATGGCTAAGTGGAGAGAATTCAGCACAAACAACCCGCTTAAG GGTTGTGCAACTGCCAATGCAGCCCTGGCAGCTGCCAATGTGGCTGCAGCTGTGGAGAACATGGTGGTGGCCGGGACAGACGGAGGGGCAGACACCAGTGCTGCCACTTCATCTGCACCTGCTCCTGCCGCTGCTCCGACACCTGCTGCCCCCCCAGCGGCCCCAGCACCTCCGCTACGCAAGGCCAAGACCAAAGAGGGCAAAG GTCCCAATGCTCGTAGAAAGTCGAAGCCTACAAGTAAGCCTCCACCGAAGGCCAAACCCAAGAAGGTAGCTCCACTCAAGATCAAACTTGGAGGCCTCAACAGCAAGAGAAAGCGCTCCTCT AGCGATGAGGATGAGCCAGATGTTGACAGTGACTTTGACGATGGGAGTTTCTCTGTGTCAGATGGCTCTAACCGCAGCAACCGCAACAAGAAGAAACCCAAGAgtgcaaagaaaaagaagaaag TGGAGACAGAAGATGGCGACGGTTATGAGACAGACCACCAGGACTACTGCGAGGTGTGCCAGCAGGGAGGAGAGATCATTTTGTGCGACACCTGTCCCAGAGCTTATCACATGGTCTGTTTGGACCCTGACATGGAGAAGGCACCTGAGGGCAAGTGGAGCTGCCCACACTGT GAGAAGGAGGGGATCCAGTGGGAGGCCAGGGATGATCTCTCTGAGGCTGAAGGAGAAGACGAGGAAGACaggagggatgaaggggtgGAGGAAGAAGACGACCACCACATTGAGTTCTGCCGAGTGTGTAAGGATGGAGGGGAGCTGCTTTGCTGTGacacctgcccctcctcctaCCACATCCACTGCCTCAACCCTCCTCTTCCTGAAATCCCCAATGGAGAATGGATCTGCCCCCGCTGCAAG TGTCCACCGATGAAAGGCAAAGTTCAGAAGGTTATAACATGGCGTTGGGGGAAGCCTCCAGCTCCCACACCTGTCCCCAGGCCTGCTGACCTGCCTGCTGATGCTCCTGATCCCCCACCGCTGGCGGGCCGAAGGGAGAGGGAGTTCTTTGTCAAATGGTGCAATATGTCCTACTGGCACTGCTCCTGGGTGCTGGAGCTACAG TTGGAGCTGAACTGCCAGGTGATGTTCCGTAACTACCAGAGGAAGACTGACATGGATGAACCTCCACCTGTGGATTTTGGAGGTGAGGGTGATGATGGCAAGAGCACCAAGAGGAAGAACAAGGATCCTCTTTTTATCCATATGGAGGAGGAGTTTTACCGCTATGGAGTCAAGATGGAGTGGCTGATGATACACCGCATCCTCAACCACAG CGTTGACAAAAAGAACAACGTACATTACCTGATCAAATGGAGAGATCTGCCCTACGACCAGTCAACCTGGGAGAGCGAAGACATGGACGTCCCAGAGTTTGACACCTACAAACAGACCTACTGGAATCACAG ggAGTTGATGATTGGGGATGAGGGAAGACCTGGTAAGAAGCTGAAGAAGCCAGTTAAAGTCAAGAAGGCTGAGCGGCCACCTGCTAATCCAGTTGTAGAT CCCACCATCAAGTTTGATCGGCAGCCTGACTACCTGGACAGCACAGGAGGCACCCTGCATCCCTACCAGCTGGAGGGGTTGAACTGGCTGAGGTTTTCTTGGGCTCAGGCCACCGACACTATCCTGGCTGATGAGATGGGTCTAGGCAAGACTGTACAAACTGCTGTGTTCCTCTACTCATTGTACAAGGAG GGTCACTCCAAAGGTCCCTTCCTGGTTAGTGCTCCTTTGTCCACCATCATTAACTGGGAGAGAGAGTTTGAGATGTGGGCCCCTGATATGTACGTGGTGACCTATGTAGGGGACAAAGACAGCAGAGCTGTCATCAGAGAAAATGAGTTCTCCTTTGAAGGAAATGCCATCCGAGGCGGAAAAAAGGCTTCCAAAATgaaa AAAGACTCAACAGTCAAATTCCATGTCCTGCTGACATCCTATGAGTTGATTACCATTGACCAGGCTGTGCTGGGCTCCATTGAATGGGCCTGTCTGGTTGTGGACGAAGCACACAGACTGAAGAACAACCAGTCCAAG TTCTTCCGTGTGTTGAACAACTACCCGCTGCAACACAAGCTGCTGCTGACCGGCACTCCTCTTCAGAACAACCTGGAGGAGCTCTTCCACTTGCTTAACTTCTTGACCCCAGAGAGATTCAA CAACCTGGAAGGGTTCCTGGAGGAGTTTGCGGACATCGCCAAAGAGGACCAGATCAAGAAGCTCCATGACATGCTGGGACCACACATGCTCAGGAGGCTGAAGGCTGACGTTTTCAAACACATGCCTTCAAAGACTGAGCTCATTGTTAGAGTGGAGCTTAGCCCCATGCAGAA GAAATACTACAAGTTCATCCTAACACGTAACTTTGAAGCTCTGAACACTCGCGGAGGAGGAAATCAAGTCTCTCTGCTCAATGTAGTGATGGACCTCAAAAAGTGCTGCAATCACCCTTACCTCTTTCCTGCAGCTGCTACA GAGGCACCTAAACTTCCAAATGGCATGTATGAGGGCACTGCCCTGACCAAGTCTTCAGGGAAGCTGATGCTGCTtcagaagatgatgaagaaactgAAAGAGGGAGGCCACAGGGTTCTAGTCTTCTCTCAGATGACCAAAATGCTTGACCTGCTTGAGGACTTCCTGGAAAATGAGGGATACAAATATGAGAGAATCGATGGAGGAGTCACAGGCAACTTGAGACAGGAGGCTATCGACCGTTTTAATG CTCCTGGTGCTCCCCAGTTTGCTTTCCTCCTCTCTACCAGAGCTGGTGGTTTGGGCATTAATCTCGCCTCCGCTGACACTGTCATCATCTACGACTCAGACTGGAACCCCCACAATGACATCCAG gCGTTCAGCAGAGCTCACCGTATTGGCCAGAACAGGAAGGTGATGATCTATCGCTTCGTTACAAAAGCCTCAGTGGAGGAGAGGATCACACAG GTGgcgaagaagaagatgatgctTACTCACCTGGTGGTGCGACCCGGTCTCGGTTCCAAGACAGGCTCCATGTCTAAACAGGAGCTCGATGATATCCTAAAATTCGGAACTGAAGAGCTGTTCAAGGATGAGATTGGAGATG GGGACAACAAGGAGGATGACAGCAGTGTGATCCACTATGATGACCACGCAATTGACCGTTTGCTAGACAGGAACCAGGACGCCACAGACGACACTGAGCTTCAGAGCATGAACGAATACCTCAGCTCCTTTAAAGTGGCCCAGTATGTGGTCAAAGATGAGGACGATGAG gaggaggaggtggagagagaggtTATTAAGCAGGAGGAAAGTGTGGATCCTGACTACTGGGAGAAGCTGCTTCGGCACCACTacgagcagcagcaggaggatcTCGCTCGCAATTTGGGAAAAGGCAAAAGAACTCGAAAGCCGGTCAACTACAACGACGGCTCCCAGGAGGACCGAG ACTGGCAGGAGGATCAATCTGACAACCAGTCTGATTACTCGGTGGCCTCGGAGGAAGGTGACGAGGACTTTGACGAACGATCTGAAG CTAATGCACGCAGACCAAACCGTAAAGGGCTGAGGAACGACAGGGACAAACCTCTGCCTCCGCTGTTGGCCAGAGTGGGCGGGAACATTGAG GTTTTGGGCTTTAACGCACGGCAGAGGAAGGCTTTCCTGAATGCAGTGATGCGTTATGGGATGCCTCCCCAGGATGCTTTCACCAACCAGTGGCTGGTCAGGGACCTCCGAGGGAAATCTGAGAAAGAGTTCAA GGCTTATGTGTCTCTGTTCATGCGACACCTTTGTGAGCCGGGGGCTGATGGAGCCGAGACCTTCGCAGATGGCGTCCCGCGTGAGGGCCTGTCGAGGCAACACGTGCTTACTCGCATTGGTGTGATGTCCCTTATAAGGAAAAAG GTGCAGGAGTTTGAGCATGTGAACGGTCAGTGGTCAATGCCCTGGATGGCAGAACTGGAGGAGAACAAAAGGGCAGCAGCTTTGGCTGCAGGTGAAGATCCCAAGACTCCTTCTACTGGGACTCCTGCAGACACGCAGCCCAACACTCCTGTCCCAg aggATTTATCTAAATCAGATGACAAGGAAGACacaaagaaggagggagaggagggcaAAGGAGCCAAGAAGGCAGATGATCCCGAG ATTATTGAAATCCCAGATGAGTCTGAGAAATCCCCTGCGCTTgaaaagaaagaagtagacCCTGCTGCTGggaaggaggagacagagaaggagactGGAGGTGCAGATGAAGGCAAGGAGAAGGTGGCTGAAGACGTGAgcaaggagaaagaagagaaggacAAGTCTTCAGAGATGGCGGAAAAGGACGCTCCTGCTGAGGTCAAGGGTGAAGATTCAGAAGACAAGTCTAAAG CTGAAGAGGGCAAAGATGAAAAGATGGACACCAGTTCGCCAACAGAAAAAG atcaaaaagaggagaaggacgGTGTGAAAACTGAAGAATCCGGCAAACTGCAGAATGGAGAGAACACCAAAGAAGGAGCAACAGCTGCGCCAGTGGTTAACGTcagtgaagagaagaagaaagccaCCAAGCAGAGGTTCATGTTCAACATTGCAGATGGAGGATTCACAG AGCTTCACTCTCTGTGGCAGAATGAAGAGAGGGCAGCCACCGTCACCAAGAAGACCTTTGAGATCTGGCACCGTCGTCATGACTACTGGCTGCTGGCTGGCATCATACA ACACGGCTACGCACGGTGGCAGGATGTGCAGAACGATGTGAGGTTTGCCATCCTCAATGAGCCCTTCAAAGGGGAGATGAGCAGAGGAAACTTCCTGGAGATCAAGAATAAGTTCTTGGCTCGCAGGTTTAAG TTGTTAGAGCAGGCGTTGGTAATCGAGGAGCAGTTGCGCAGGGCGGCCTACCTGAACATGACAGAGGACCCGGCCCACCCCTCCATGGCCCTCAACACTCGCTTCAGTGAGGTGGAGTGTCTTGCCGAGTCTCACCAGCACCTCAGCAAAGAGTCTATGTCTGGAAACAAGCCTGCCAATGCAGTGCTGCATAAAG TTCTCAAACAGCTCGAGGAACTTCTGAGCGATATGAAGGCTGATGTCACACGTCTCCCGGCAACTATCGCCAGGATACCCCCTGTCGCCGTGCGACTGCAAATGTCTGAGAGGAATATCCTCAGCCGATTGGCCAGCCGGGGACCCGAGGTCACCGCCCAGAACCAGTCACAGACCTCACAGCAGATGCAGGTGCCACGCTGA